From Acinonyx jubatus isolate Ajub_Pintada_27869175 chromosome E2, VMU_Ajub_asm_v1.0, whole genome shotgun sequence:
CCCCCGGGATGAGGCACCCTCACCCTGAGCGAACAGGGCTCTTTTGTAACCGGTCCTGGCCTCTGTTGAGGGTGGGGGACACCAGGGGCCGtctgtggggtgggagagggcggCAGGAATTCCCGCGGCATGCCGGGAATGCTGATGCCGTGAAACCCAGTCATTGATGGGCCAGGTCCCTGCCTGCCACCCCCAGGCCTCAGCCGTGGGACATCTGCTCCCTCACCCTACTCaccaccctgcctgcctccccccccccaccccaatgctCTGCcgctccccctttcctccccagagTTCTTTGCCATCACAGCTTGGGGTGGGCCGTGGCCACAGAGTAGCTGCCGGGCCGTGTGGGAGGGTCCCAAGCATCCACAGGCCGCAGAGCCCACACGGGCAGCCTTACGGCGGGTCGCCACTCAGAGCGGACCCTGAAAGAGGGCGGCAGGGGGACACTTGTCTGACTCTCGTTCCAGGTTGGCTGGCTGACCGCTTCAAGTGAGACCCGAAGACATTCCCAACTCAGGGAGACGGAGGTGAGGGGCGGGGTTCCAACTTCTCTTTCCCCCTGGCTTCCCCCGCTTCCCGCTGCTGGCCCAGCCCTGGCTCTGTCCTTACTTTCTCGAGGTGCCCAGGGGTATGAGGACAAGGAGGCTAATTATCAGGGCGGTTCGGTGGTGAAGTCTGCAGACCCAGAGCTAGGCAGACAGGGCTTGAATCCTAACTCTGCCACTTGCGggctatgtggccttgggcaggttacttaacctctctggacctcagtatAAAGTGTGGGTTATAACTGCACCTACCTCAAAGAGATCACATGAATTAATATCACGGAGTAAAGCGCTGAAGCCTCGTGCGCGGTCAATGTCATAGAAATGTTTGCAACTACAGACCATAATAATACCAGCAGCGGCTAACATCTGAACAGGCCCCTTCCTGAAGCCTTAATAGAAGCAaccctcaccaccacctccccttTCCAGCTGTTGCTCGCTTGCTGTACAAAATGATATTCCTCACGACACTGCCTCTGTTTTGGATTATGATTTCAGGTACGAGGTAGGGGTGCTGGGGGTCCTGGGGCAGCACTGGGGCTGTCTCTGTGGGCCCCTGGAGCCCTCAGGGCGGTGGAAGGCggcgggagtgggggtgggggcgggggggtcaggGAGGACGTGTCCCTCCGCCTCAGTGGTCCCGCTTGCCTGCAGCCTCCCGAGGGggtcactggggtgcctggatgcccTCGTCCATCTCTGCCTTCGAGGGCACGTGCGTCTCCATCCCCTGCCGCTTCGACTTCCCCGACGAGCTGCGGCCAGCCGTCGTGCATGGCGTCTGGTACTTCAACAGCCCCTACCCGAAAAACTACCCCCCCGTGGTCTTCAAGTCTCGAACCCAAGTCGTGCACGAGAGCTTCCAGGGCCGCAGCCGCCTCCTGGGGGACCTGGGCATGCGCAACTGCACCCTGCTGCTCAGCAGCCTCAGCCCGGAGCTGGGCGGCAAGTACTACTTCCGCGGGGACCTCGGGGGCTACAACCAGTACACCTTCTCTGAGCACAGTGTTCTGGACATCATCAGTGAGTCCCTAGAGGGTGCGCGGGTGCTGCGGGCTGGGGCGGTGCACAAAGTCTTCCCCGGGACCTCTCCAGGGAGGTCCGGGCTGGCAGGTCCAGGGACTTCCCGGtctggctggggggaggggtgcaaacCCCAACGCCCACACGGACCAGGCGGACGACAGCAGACTAAGGCCCCGGATAGTCTTATTGCCCTCAGAGGAATATGAGCGCTCTTCCTCTTCTAGAAACAACTCGGAGAAAAGCAGCGGGGCCCAGGGGTTCGGGGTGAGGCCTCTGGATGGATCCCTGTGTCAGCTGGGTGACTgggggcaaattacttaacttctctgggctgtGCTTTCCTCGTCTGTAAGACGGGGATGGGAACAGCCCTTAGAGCTCAACGAGTGAAGAGTTACGAGTGCTCAGAGCAGCGCCTGGCACAGGGGACCCTGCTCTGGGTAGCTGGTGATCCGGGAGAATGCACAGATACCGCTCCCAGACGATCTGAATTTTTAAGAGAAACCAGAACTGTGTGTTTTTTCCGTGTAATCTCCCAATTCCTAAACATTGGCTGctgattcagattttttttttttaatcctaaatttAGGCCAAATAAAATGCAGTTCTGGGCCAGATTTGGCAATCAGAGTAGGGCACGCTGCCTAATGTCTGAGAGGCCCTGTAGCATGGAGCCCTTAGATTCGGATTTCCCATCAGCACGGAGCTAAATGAGCCAGATCACAGCCGTGATGCAGAAAGAGACCCCACTGGCACAGCCAGGCACGGACACACACAcggaaaataaaccaaagaaaacacggaaaggagagaagggttttgggttttttttttatgtttattgtttatttttgagagagagacagagtgtgagtgggagagggtcagagagagggagacagaatcccaagcaggctccaggctctgagctgtcaacacagagcccgacgcagggctggaacccatgaactgtgagatcgtgacccgagctgaagtcagatgcttaacggactgagccacccagagagaAGTTTCTTAGGGGATATAATGTCATAGCCAGAGCACAGATTATGAAGCCAGAGTGACAGGGTTTGAAGTTCAGTTTTACTCCACACTAGCTGTGGTCTCAGTAGAATTCCTCACCTCAAAAATGAGCAAACTAATATTACCCACTTAACTAGCATGGCTGGGAGGACTGGCAAGTCAAACTGGTGTCATGTACTCAGGGCATTATAGCATTACTTTCATTATTGCACACCTGTGGTTGATGGTGGAGGACCTCTGGGTGACAGGTAACCGGGAGGAGAGAGGGTCGTAGGGAATTCTGTCTCCAAGGATGGGGAGGCAACCAGGTACCGAGAATGAAGTAGGACAAGGTAGAGGTGGCCCGTGGCCCGATGCCGCTTCctcagccctccctcctcccccggcccccaccaCCCCTGTCTCATCTAGACACCCCCAACATCGTGGTCCCCCCGGAGGTGGTGGCAGGCACGGAAGTCGAGGTCAGCTGCATGGTGCCTGACAACTGCCCAGAGCTGCGCCCGGAGCTGAGCTGGCTGGGCCACGAAGGGCTGGGGGAGCCCACCGTGCTGGGTCGGCTGCGCGAGGACGAGGGCACGTGGGTGCAGGTGTCGCTGCTACACTTCGTGCCCACTAGGGAGGCCAACGGCCACCGGCTGGGCTGCCAGGCCTCCTTCCCCAACACCACTCTGCAGTTCGAGGGCTACGCCAGCCTGGACGTCAAGTGTgagcctgggggcggggctggggcggggggcggtggtcAGGGCCGGGGGCGGGGTCTGTGGCCCCAGCCCCCTGACCCCACACCGTGTCCCCGGCCTCAGACCCCCCGGTGATCGTGGAGATGAATGCCTCGGTGGAGGCCATCGAGGGCTCGCATGTCAGCCTGCTCTGCGGGGCTGACAGCAACCCGCTGCCGCTGCTGACGTGGATGCGGGACGGCACGGTGCTCCGGGAGGCCGTGGCCGAGAGCCTGTTCCTGGATCTGGAAGAGGTGACCCCCGCGGAGGACGGCGTCTACGCCTGCCTGGCAGAGAACGCCTATGGCCAGGAGAACCGCACCGTGGGGCTCAGCGTCATGTGTGAGTCTCCTGCACCCCAGCACCGGCCCCGGGGCAGAGAGGTTAGGGGAAACCGGCCTCACGCAGGGCCGCTGGAGTCGGGCCCGGCCCCCTCCAGGCCATAAACAAGGTGGAGGTGGAGATGGAGAGGAGGGTGTCAGGTCCAGGCGTTCCCGCCTGCTTCCCAAAGTATCTGGCGAACACCTACTGTGACCACTCTCATCCCTGGGACAAGGTGGGGGACAGATggagccccgcccccccggggAAGCCTGTTAAACTCAGCTTCCTGCCCACAGCCTTGGCTGCTCTGGGAGTAGATCTTGGCCCTGGAAATCTGCATTTCAAGATGAGCCCCGTGGCAGTTCTAGTGGGAGGGATGAGGGGACCCCGGACCTCACCCAGCCCCTTGCCTACACCATGTGTATTGTGGAGTCCATGGGGAGGGGCTGGTCAGATGAGGTTCTTTGTTAGGAACCAAGGagaggtcattcattcattcacaaatatttattgaggcaAAATGCCCAGGGCTGtggataataataatgacagctaCAGCCAAGATTTACTCAGAGTGCTTTACACAAATACTCTGCCCCCAGGCATCCCCACGGCTGGCTCTGACCCACCTCTTCTAGACCCAGGGAGGCCCTCCCTCACCATCCCCGTTAAAACTGTAACTCCCTGATTTCCCATTACATTAATTTTTCTCCAAAGCAGCTATCCCCATCTTGCCTcctatatgtttatttacttacatagGGTCTACTCACGTGGTTGGAAATCTTCATTTTCCCTTGTTCAGGTTACAGGAGTGCCTGCCACTTGGGTTCCCAGTGGCTCCTGTGAGCTTGGGACTCTGATTAAGCTCCTTTTCCAGAGGCTTGGAGACGTTAGGAGATGGGTCCGCTcacagctgggaaggggcagagctgagGTTCAAACACAAGTACTCTGGCTGCAGAGCCCGTGTTGATGTAAACAGGATAAACCAGGACAGGGGTCACCCGAGCCACCCTGAGCTGGTGCGCTCAGGTCAGGGTGGATGGGGTCACGTTGGGGCTGGGAGTTGGCTGGCAGAAGAGGCACCCTTGGCTTCTGACCATCGGCCCCCTGTCCTGCCCCCCAGATGCACCCCGGAAGCCGATGGTGAACGGGACAATGGTGGCCGTGGAGGGGGAGACGGTCTCCATCTTGTGCTCCACACAGAGCAACCCGGATCCTATTCTCACCATCTTCAAGGAGAAGCAGATTCTGGCCACGGTCATCTACGAGAGCGAGCTGCAGCTGGAACTACCTGCCGTCACGCCTGAGGATGACGGAGAGTACTGGTGTGTGGCTGAGAACCAGTACGGCCAGAGGGCCACCACCTTCAACCTATCCGTGGAG
This genomic window contains:
- the MAG gene encoding myelin-associated glycoprotein isoform X2, which produces MIFLTTLPLFWIMISASRGGHWGAWMPSSISAFEGTCVSIPCRFDFPDELRPAVVHGVWYFNSPYPKNYPPVVFKSRTQVVHESFQGRSRLLGDLGMRNCTLLLSSLSPELGGKYYFRGDLGGYNQYTFSEHSVLDIINTPNIVVPPEVVAGTEVEVSCMVPDNCPELRPELSWLGHEGLGEPTVLGRLREDEGTWVQVSLLHFVPTREANGHRLGCQASFPNTTLQFEGYASLDVKYPPVIVEMNASVEAIEGSHVSLLCGADSNPLPLLTWMRDGTVLREAVAESLFLDLEEVTPAEDGVYACLAENAYGQENRTVGLSVMYAPRKPMVNGTMVAVEGETVSILCSTQSNPDPILTIFKEKQILATVIYESELQLELPAVTPEDDGEYWCVAENQYGQRATTFNLSVEFAPVILLESHCAAARDTVQCLCVVKSNPEPSVAFELPSRNVTVNETEREFVYSERSGLLLTSILTLRGQAQAPPRVICTSRNLYGTKSLELPFQGAHRLMWAKIGPVGAVVAFAILIAIVCYITQTRRKKNVTESPSFSAGDNPPVLFSSDFRISGAPEKYESREVSTLE
- the MAG gene encoding myelin-associated glycoprotein isoform X1, whose protein sequence is MIFLTTLPLFWIMISASRGGHWGAWMPSSISAFEGTCVSIPCRFDFPDELRPAVVHGVWYFNSPYPKNYPPVVFKSRTQVVHESFQGRSRLLGDLGMRNCTLLLSSLSPELGGKYYFRGDLGGYNQYTFSEHSVLDIINTPNIVVPPEVVAGTEVEVSCMVPDNCPELRPELSWLGHEGLGEPTVLGRLREDEGTWVQVSLLHFVPTREANGHRLGCQASFPNTTLQFEGYASLDVKYPPVIVEMNASVEAIEGSHVSLLCGADSNPLPLLTWMRDGTVLREAVAESLFLDLEEVTPAEDGVYACLAENAYGQENRTVGLSVMYAPRKPMVNGTMVAVEGETVSILCSTQSNPDPILTIFKEKQILATVIYESELQLELPAVTPEDDGEYWCVAENQYGQRATTFNLSVEFAPVILLESHCAAARDTVQCLCVVKSNPEPSVAFELPSRNVTVNETEREFVYSERSGLLLTSILTLRGQAQAPPRVICTSRNLYGTKSLELPFQGAHRLMWAKIGPVGAVVAFAILIAIVCYITQTRRKKNVTESPSFSAGDNPPVLFSSDFRISGAPEKYESERRLGSERRLLGLRGEPPELDLSYSHSDLGKRPTKDSYTLTEELAEYAEIRVK